From a region of the Pongo abelii isolate AG06213 chromosome 9, NHGRI_mPonAbe1-v2.0_pri, whole genome shotgun sequence genome:
- the TLCD5 gene encoding TLC domain-containing protein 5 isoform X3 — translation MLAHHTLSILGIIMALVLGESGTEVNAVLFGSELTNPLLQMRWFLRETGHYHSFTGDVVDFLFVALFTGVRIGVGARLLFCEMASPTPKWFVKAGGVAMYAVSWCFMFSIWRFAWRKSIKKYHAWRSRRSEERQLKHNGHLKIH, via the coding sequence ATGCTGGCTCATCACACGTTGAGTATCTTGGGCATTATCATGGCCCTTGTGCTTGGGGAGTCTGGCACGGAGGTCAATGCAGTCCTCTTTGGAAGTGAGCTTACCAACCCCTTGCTACAGATGCGCTGGTTTCTCCGGGAAACAGGGCACTATCACAGTTTCACTGGAGATGTAGTGGACTTCCTCTTTGTGGCTCTGTTCACAGGAGTGAGGATTGGTGTGGGAGCTCGCCTCCTTTTCTGTGAAATGGCCTCCCCCACGCCTAAGTGGTTTGTGAAGGCCGGGGGAGTAGCGATGTATGCTGTGTCTTGGTGTTTCATGTTTAGCATCTGGCGCTTTGCATGGAGGAAGAGCATCAAGAAGTACCATGCCTGGAGAAGCAGGCGGAGTGAGGAACGGCAGCTGAAACACAACGGACATCTCAAAATACACTAG
- the TLCD5 gene encoding TLC domain-containing protein 5 isoform X1, producing the protein MALVLCLQVLCSLCGWLSLYISFCHLNKHRSYEWSCRLVTFTHGVLSIGLSAYIGFIDGPWPFTHPGSPNTPLQVHVLCLTLGYFIFDLGWCIYFQSEGALMLAHHTLSILGIIMALVLGESGTEVNAVLFGSELTNPLLQMRWFLRETGHYHSFTGDVVDFLFVALFTGVRIGVGARLLFCEMASPTPKWFVKAGGVAMYAVSWCFMFSIWRFAWRKSIKKYHAWRSRRSEERQLKHNGHLKIH; encoded by the exons ATGGCATTAGTTCTGTGTCTGCAGGTGCTGTGCAGCCTGTGTGGCTGGCTCTCGCTCTATATTTCTTTCTGCCACCTGAATAAGCACCGAAGCTATGAGTGGAGCTGCCGGCTGGTCACCTTCACCCATGGAGTTCTCTCTATAGGCCTCTCCGCTTATATTGGCTTCATTGATGGCCCATGGCCTTTTACCCACCCAG GCTCACCCAATACACCTCTCCAAGTTCATGTCCTGTGTCTCACCTTGGGCTACTTCATCTTCGACTTGGGCTGGTGCATCTACTTTCAGTCTGAGGGTGCCTTGATGCTGGCTCATCACACGTTGAGTATCTTGGGCATTATCATGGCCCTTGTGCTTGGGGAGTCTGGCACGGAGGTCAATGCAGTCCTCTTTGGAAGTGAGCTTACCAACCCCTTGCTACAGATGCGCTGGTTTCTCCGGGAAACAGGGCACTATCACAGTTTCACTGGAGATGTAGTGGACTTCCTCTTTGTGGCTCTGTTCACAGGAGTGAGGATTGGTGTGGGAGCTCGCCTCCTTTTCTGTGAAATGGCCTCCCCCACGCCTAAGTGGTTTGTGAAGGCCGGGGGAGTAGCGATGTATGCTGTGTCTTGGTGTTTCATGTTTAGCATCTGGCGCTTTGCATGGAGGAAGAGCATCAAGAAGTACCATGCCTGGAGAAGCAGGCGGAGTGAGGAACGGCAGCTGAAACACAACGGACATCTCAAAATACACTAG
- the TLCD5 gene encoding TLC domain-containing protein 5 isoform X2, with protein MTQCCFLRVHPLFFWFWSFHHRMALVLCLQVLCSLCGWLSLYISFCHLNKHRSYEWSCRLVTFTHGVLSIGLSAYIGFIDGPWPFTHPGSPNTPLQVHVLCLTLGYFIFDLGWCIYFQSEGALMLAHHTLSILGIIMALVLGESGTEVNAVLFGSELTNPLLQMRWFLRETGHYHSFTGDVVDFLFVALFTGVRIGVGARLLFCEMASPTPKWFVKAGGVAMYAVSWCFMFSIWRFAWRKSIKKYHAWRSRRSEERQLKHNGHLKIH; from the exons ATGACCCAATGCTGTTTTCTTAGGGTGCAtcctttgtttttctggttttggtctTTTCATCACAGGATGGCATTAGTTCTGTGTCTGCAGGTGCTGTGCAGCCTGTGTGGCTGGCTCTCGCTCTATATTTCTTTCTGCCACCTGAATAAGCACCGAAGCTATGAGTGGAGCTGCCGGCTGGTCACCTTCACCCATGGAGTTCTCTCTATAGGCCTCTCCGCTTATATTGGCTTCATTGATGGCCCATGGCCTTTTACCCACCCAG GCTCACCCAATACACCTCTCCAAGTTCATGTCCTGTGTCTCACCTTGGGCTACTTCATCTTCGACTTGGGCTGGTGCATCTACTTTCAGTCTGAGGGTGCCTTGATGCTGGCTCATCACACGTTGAGTATCTTGGGCATTATCATGGCCCTTGTGCTTGGGGAGTCTGGCACGGAGGTCAATGCAGTCCTCTTTGGAAGTGAGCTTACCAACCCCTTGCTACAGATGCGCTGGTTTCTCCGGGAAACAGGGCACTATCACAGTTTCACTGGAGATGTAGTGGACTTCCTCTTTGTGGCTCTGTTCACAGGAGTGAGGATTGGTGTGGGAGCTCGCCTCCTTTTCTGTGAAATGGCCTCCCCCACGCCTAAGTGGTTTGTGAAGGCCGGGGGAGTAGCGATGTATGCTGTGTCTTGGTGTTTCATGTTTAGCATCTGGCGCTTTGCATGGAGGAAGAGCATCAAGAAGTACCATGCCTGGAGAAGCAGGCGGAGTGAGGAACGGCAGCTGAAACACAACGGACATCTCAAAATACACTAG